Proteins from one Coffea arabica cultivar ET-39 chromosome 8c, Coffea Arabica ET-39 HiFi, whole genome shotgun sequence genomic window:
- the LOC113707097 gene encoding RING-H2 finger protein ATL52-like isoform X1 — translation MFLCCDKPGISYYYSNLSFCLLFKMGSMASPEPWVAYTNTKDCSQGFCSVYCQQWCYKEFPPPPPFEFPHASAGICFPPFVIAIIGILGSALLLVSYYAIVSRYCKKRDSSRRRETHFPIVESVENQHPSNHEPWIVSSGNGLDEALIKSITLLKYKKGDGLIEGTDCSVCLSEFQDDESLRLLPNCSHAFHVMCIDTWFKSHSNCPLCRANIAFANASSPSQLPPVMESPPGNESTLHSNHEIENVASEEDLEMGIREAESQNDIARIPTRQATNLGTSGDHSRLSSATIEECEKITRSVSMDCTSQRRLSLADVLQIDRDEEDQSMEKITLRDDVGTSKQPHVDMIRSSNRNIVLHCVSSPAILKKPFSSARFLFTNAGREGMN, via the coding sequence ATGTTTTTGTGCTGTGATAAACCAGGCATTAGTTACTATTACTCTAATCTTTCTTTCTGTCTTCTGTTCAAGATGGGTTCTATGGCCAGCCCAGAACCTTGGGTTGCTTACACAAACACCAAAGATTGTTCTCAGGGTTTTTGTAGTGTTTACTGCCAACAATGGTGCTATAAGGAATTCCCTCCTCCACCTCCCTTTGAATTCCCTCATGCAAGTGCTGGAATTTGCTTTCCACCTTTTGTTATTGCCATTATAGGCATTTTGGGAAGTGCTTTGCTTCTTGTGAGTTACTATGCAATAGTTTCCAGGTATTGTAAGAAGAGAGATTCCTCCAGAAGGAGAGAAACTCACTTCCCAATTGTAGAATCAGTGGAGAATCAACATCCTTCAAACCATGAGCCCTGGATTGTTTCTTCTGGCAATGGCTTAGATGAGGCTCTGATCAAGTCAATTACACtgctcaagtacaagaaaggaGATGGCCTAATTGAAGGGACAGATTGCTCGGTTTGTCTAAGTGAATTTCAAGATGATGAAAGCTTGAGGCTTTTACCAAATTGCAGCCATGCTTTTCATGTAATGTGCATTGATACTTGGTTCAAATCTCACTCGAATTGTCCATTATGTCGTGCAAACATTGCTTTTGCCAATGCTTCTTCTCCTTCTCAATTGCCTCCTGTGATGGAATCTCCACCAGGCAATGAGTCCACATTGCATAGCAATCACGAGATTGAGAATGTAGCTTCTGAAGAAGACTTGGAGATGGGAATCAGAGAAGCAGAATCACAGAATGACATCGCGAGAATTCCCACCAGACAGGCTACCAATTTGGGCACTTCAGGTGATCACAGCAGACTAAGTAGCGCTACAATTGAAGAATGCGAAAAAATAACAAGATCAGTGTCTATGGATTGCACAAGTCAGAGGCGATTATCGTTAGCTGATGTTTTGCAGATTGATCGGGACGAAGAAGATCAATCAATGGAAAAGATCACGCTTAGAGATGATGTTGGGACATCAAAACAACCACATGTAGATATGATCAGGTCTAGCAATAGGAATATAGTGTTGCATTGTGTCTCAAGCCCAGCTATTCTGAAGAAACCATTTTCGAGTGctagatttcttttcacaaacGCTGGAAGGGAAGGCATGAACTAA
- the LOC113707097 gene encoding replication protein A 70 kDa DNA-binding subunit B-like isoform X2, which produces MLLCIFELTNFSDLHKYADSDNLYIRGFVVHAFPVKQADPDCASRDIIIVNEEKKLMLMTLWNEFEHDEGSKIADMISTAPLIIVLRVKVTTFNILSFTTRYSSGILISPPLPDDLFFKQYDANCLLSPPNEEDIKAISTFQASFSIQKAAWVQGTVKLAYGFTKYWTTTCVNCHKIVNANIDWIIHCPSCKQQSEVELRARIQIIITDPSRSIHCIISGEDAEKMIEFTPLQLKQAQEDGFGIDIELNDALKKYTVVCFLKSYKTPFQGQLQRKNTVIKAYIATELSHHPLPLALPENTQVSSALGSSSARHPEKS; this is translated from the exons ATGTTGCTTTGCATATTTGAGCTGACAAACTTCTCTGATCTGCACAAATATGCTGATTCAGATAACCTtt ATATTAGAGGCTTTGTCGTTCACGCATTCCCAGTAAAACAGGCAGATCCAGATTGTGCTTCTAGAGACATTATAATAGTGAATGAAGA GAAGAAACTCATGCTTATGACTCTCTGGAATGAATTTGAACATGATGAAGGGAGCAAAATAGCAGACATGATTAGCACTGCCCCTCTAATCATAGTTCTCCGTGTTAAAGTGACCACATTCAATA TTTTGTCATTCACTACAAGGTATTCATCTGGAATTCTGATTAGTCCTCCACTCCCAGATGACCTCTTTTTCAAGCAATA TGATGCTAACTGTTTACTTTCTCCTCCAAATGAAGAGGATATCAAAGCAATCAGCACTTTTCAAGCATCATTTTCAATT CAAAAGGCAGCTTGGGTGCAAGGAACTGTCAAACTTGCATATGGATTCACCAAATATTGGACTACTACTTGTGTGAATTGTCACAAAATTGTGAATGCTAACATTGACTGGATCATTCATTGTCCTTCATGCAAACAGCAAAGTGAAGTTGAACTGAG GGCTCGCATTCAAATTATAATAACTGATCCTTCGAGGTCAATACATTGCATTATATCTGGAGAAGATGCTGAAAAAATGATTGAGTTCACTCCACTACAACTTAAGCAAGCACAGGAAGAT GGCTTTGGAATAGATATTGAACTTAATGATGCCTTGAAAAAATACACAGTTGTTTGTTTTCTGAAATCATATAAGACTCCCTTCCAAGGTCAACTGCAGAGAAAGAATACTGTCATCAAGGCTTACATTGCAACTGAACTATCGCACCATCCCCTTCCACTGGCACTTCCAGAAAACACTCAAGTTTCTTCTGCACTTGGCAGTTCATCAGCAAGGCAtccagaaaaatcataa
- the LOC113707097 gene encoding replication protein A 70 kDa DNA-binding subunit B-like isoform X4 → MLMTLWNEFEHDEGSKIADMISTAPLIIVLRVKVTTFNILSFTTRYSSGILISPPLPDDLFFKQYDANCLLSPPNEEDIKAISTFQASFSIQKAAWVQGTVKLAYGFTKYWTTTCVNCHKIVNANIDWIIHCPSCKQQSEVELRARIQIIITDPSRSIHCIISGEDAEKMIEFTPLQLKQAQEDGFGIDIELNDALKKYTVVCFLKSYKTPFQGQLQRKNTVIKAYIATELSHHPLPLALPENTQVSSALGSSSARHPEKS, encoded by the exons ATGCTTATGACTCTCTGGAATGAATTTGAACATGATGAAGGGAGCAAAATAGCAGACATGATTAGCACTGCCCCTCTAATCATAGTTCTCCGTGTTAAAGTGACCACATTCAATA TTTTGTCATTCACTACAAGGTATTCATCTGGAATTCTGATTAGTCCTCCACTCCCAGATGACCTCTTTTTCAAGCAATA TGATGCTAACTGTTTACTTTCTCCTCCAAATGAAGAGGATATCAAAGCAATCAGCACTTTTCAAGCATCATTTTCAATT CAAAAGGCAGCTTGGGTGCAAGGAACTGTCAAACTTGCATATGGATTCACCAAATATTGGACTACTACTTGTGTGAATTGTCACAAAATTGTGAATGCTAACATTGACTGGATCATTCATTGTCCTTCATGCAAACAGCAAAGTGAAGTTGAACTGAG GGCTCGCATTCAAATTATAATAACTGATCCTTCGAGGTCAATACATTGCATTATATCTGGAGAAGATGCTGAAAAAATGATTGAGTTCACTCCACTACAACTTAAGCAAGCACAGGAAGAT GGCTTTGGAATAGATATTGAACTTAATGATGCCTTGAAAAAATACACAGTTGTTTGTTTTCTGAAATCATATAAGACTCCCTTCCAAGGTCAACTGCAGAGAAAGAATACTGTCATCAAGGCTTACATTGCAACTGAACTATCGCACCATCCCCTTCCACTGGCACTTCCAGAAAACACTCAAGTTTCTTCTGCACTTGGCAGTTCATCAGCAAGGCAtccagaaaaatcataa
- the LOC113707097 gene encoding replication protein A 70 kDa DNA-binding subunit B-like isoform X3 — protein MLLCIFELTNFSDLHKYADSDNLYIRGFVVHAFPVKQADPDCASRDIIIVNEEKKLMLMTLWNEFEHDEGSKIADMISTAPLIIVLRVKVTTFNILSFTTRYSSGILISPPLPDDLFFKQYDANCLLSPPNEEDIKAISTFQASFSIQKAAWVQGTVKLAYGFTKYWTTTCVNCHKIVNANIDWIIHCPSCKQQSEVELRARIQIIITDPSRSIHCIISGEDAEKMIEFTPLQLKQAQEDFISKASRKIIKGSDVHPNDKVGT, from the exons ATGTTGCTTTGCATATTTGAGCTGACAAACTTCTCTGATCTGCACAAATATGCTGATTCAGATAACCTtt ATATTAGAGGCTTTGTCGTTCACGCATTCCCAGTAAAACAGGCAGATCCAGATTGTGCTTCTAGAGACATTATAATAGTGAATGAAGA GAAGAAACTCATGCTTATGACTCTCTGGAATGAATTTGAACATGATGAAGGGAGCAAAATAGCAGACATGATTAGCACTGCCCCTCTAATCATAGTTCTCCGTGTTAAAGTGACCACATTCAATA TTTTGTCATTCACTACAAGGTATTCATCTGGAATTCTGATTAGTCCTCCACTCCCAGATGACCTCTTTTTCAAGCAATA TGATGCTAACTGTTTACTTTCTCCTCCAAATGAAGAGGATATCAAAGCAATCAGCACTTTTCAAGCATCATTTTCAATT CAAAAGGCAGCTTGGGTGCAAGGAACTGTCAAACTTGCATATGGATTCACCAAATATTGGACTACTACTTGTGTGAATTGTCACAAAATTGTGAATGCTAACATTGACTGGATCATTCATTGTCCTTCATGCAAACAGCAAAGTGAAGTTGAACTGAG GGCTCGCATTCAAATTATAATAACTGATCCTTCGAGGTCAATACATTGCATTATATCTGGAGAAGATGCTGAAAAAATGATTGAGTTCACTCCACTACAACTTAAGCAAGCACAGGAAGAT TTCATCAGCAAGGCAtccagaaaaatcataaaaggaTCAGATGTTCACCCCAACGACAAAGTTGGTACTTGA